The Branchiostoma lanceolatum isolate klBraLanc5 chromosome 3, klBraLanc5.hap2, whole genome shotgun sequence DNA segment TGGACATTtttgcgttgattttaagttcacggtgaaaagTTTTCCGTAAAAACAGTAAAGATAAAACCGCCGCAAGCATTTCTCCGTTAAAAAGTTATAGTATAGAAAATGTCTTTGTACACAAGCAATAAGTCATCACCTAGCCGACGTTTTGTTGACCGTCTGCCACCTTCCTCTGCGTAAACTCGACTCAGTCTGGTTTCATTTCGCAtggcagctaggtgtcgctgctgcagtgtaacAATGCGGTTCCAAATGAGCCGGGAGTGCTAGTGcgcagcaacacctagctgcagtgcgaaataGAACCGGTGAGTTGCCCTGAGGGAGgcgacagacggtcaccgaaactttGGCCAAGTAATGATGATATTTAGTTCCATTTATGCCTGAAGTAGCCAAAACGTACCACAAACTGTTGCAGATGTGGACGAGTGTTCGAGCAGTCCGTGTTTGGGGGGAGGCACGTGTGTGGACCAGATCGGCAGCTACACCTGCGACTGTCCCAAAGGCACCGCCGGAGACAGGTGTGAGGCAGGTGAGTTTCTGCATGCAGATTTGAAACTTAACAGATGGGAGACAAGTTGACTTGagtataaaaaaaatatgtaccAATGCGCTTCTATACTGCATATACTAAGGATCTGAAAAGAACTGGTAagtgaaaaatagaaatatCGTTAACCAACTCGAGAACTCAAGACTGTAATTTtaaccactttcactttcaatatTTAATTGAACATGTGATATTTTATTACAGATGTAGGTCGAGGTCCTTATACTACTTGGCTACCTAGCCAATTTAACCTATCTCTGTAGTGATATTTTACAAGTTCTGATTTCTACTTCTGCAGTGGTGGACGGCGGCAGTTGATACAAGTTCTCCGCCACCCCTACGTCTCACTTCGCGGCGTAGAAGGCAACAATGTATTACTGGGATACCTAGCCAGTTAACTTCTTTTTGTAGGGACATTTTATAAGTTCTCATTTCCACTTCTCCAGTTGTGGACGGCGGCAGCTGCTCAAGTTTTCCTCCAGCCCTGCGTCTCACTTCGCTGCGCGCGGAGAAGGCAACAATATATTACTTGGATACCTGGCCAGTTAACTTCTTTCTCTTGTGACATTTTAACAAGTGATGCTTTCCACTTCTCCAGTTGTGGACGGCGGCAGCTGCTACAAGTTCTCGTCCAGTCCTGCGTCTCACTTCGCGGCAGAAAAGGCCACAATATATTACTGGGACACCTAACCAGTTAACTTCTTTTTGTAGGGACATTTTACAGGTTCTGATTTCCACTTCTCCAGTTGTGGAAGGCGGCAGCTGTTATAAGTTCTCGTCCAGCCCTGCGTCTCACTTCGCGGCGGAGAAGGCAACAATATATTACTTGGATACCTAGCCAGTTAACTTCTTTTTGTAGTTACATTCTAGCCCCTACCAGGCCCtacgggatggctggaaaaatagtcgaAATTTCCctgatagagtgaatagtatgccaagggggttggctacggagagagggtccaatatgtgGCAAGCTGTACCCCTacagcagactaactcctctttcatgtttttctgtctatttggccagtttctactctttccagccgcctctggagcctggtagaggctagtgacaTGTTAACAATTTCTGATTTCTACTTCTGCAGTTGTGGACGGCGGCAGCTGTTATAAGTTCTCCTCCGCCCCTGCGACTCACTTCGCGGCGGAGAAGGCGTGTCGCGCCGAGGGCGGGCACCTGGCTGTCGCAAAGGATGTCGGGAAGCAGCGGTTCCTGAGCGGACATATCCCGGCAGGCAACAGTGACTCCCATTGGATCGGCACCAAGGTCACTTCAGACAAACTGATCTTCAGCGACCAACCCAGCGTCTTCAGTAAATTACCTTTTTTCGTCTACTTGGCATATTTCATTCATGCTAAAAAAAGGTTGTAGAAATTCTTGATATAACCCGATTTCGAGAAAAATATTTATACTATTACATGACGTATTAAATGATGCTGCGTCCCTCGAAATAATTTCCTTTGCCTACCAGCTTTCTGCGTAAAAGGGAAAAACGTGGAAAAGtgggatgataatgatgataatttgtGTCATGTTGAAAAGtgggatgataatgatgataatttaTGCCATGTCTTTATGTTTAATGATTTGTTTAGTGTACTTTTAAGTACAGTTTTGTTAAATAGTACGATTCTATTGCATTTGTTTATGTAACCATATATCGTGGATGTTCATCGCGAGgtgatgatgacgtcaatgaCCACATATAGCACTTTTAAATCTACAATATGTGATCAATCAATCGTCAGTAACATAAACTTTTGACAGAGTAAAGCCACCATCTATTACTAAATACATCCTAACAACAAACATAAATCCCTGTTTTACTATTTACAGACGAAATAGCAGGTTTGGACTGGGCAGAGGATTCTCCCGGCCTGCCCTGCGCGTTGTGTGTTCTGATGGACAACGCGGACAGCCACAGGGCCAAGACAACCTCGTGCATGGAGCAGCATAGCTACATCTGCCAGTCTGGTGGGTACatacagaatacaacacggtgtagtccgtatcacctgaggtataccagcccgaccgcgggaaGTATGCCCGACGGCCGGAGGGTAATCCGACCGGCGGGAGGccgggctgggaccgagggtgatgcggaatacacgaCGTTGTATTGTTTCGTCACACCGACCCGAAAAAAACGCacttcaatgcaaaatgcgctaGAAGTTGAGAtaattttgtgtcctcgaacaaaaaaatgtaacaacattgattccaacttACGAATCCGGTATTTAATTTTCGACAGTGGTGCAACCGGAGCACGTGAGGCGTGTTCGAACCATTCTATGGAAGCCCtcgtgataaaagtagaagcccGTATGATAATCCGATGTTATCatccggtccggaacacccattTCGAACGTTTTCACGACTTGAAAACTCCGACAGCACAGCTACATCTGTCCGCCTGGTAAGTGCAACCTCCTACATGGAGCAGCACAGCTTCACATAAGTACTGTGTATATGAGATGTTGAAAGCAGGGGAGTGGGATGGATaatgaaatatgttttcagaGCAGTTTAAACATCACAGTCGGCATTTGGGTGCAGCTCAAATTGGTTAATTAGCAGCACGACCTTTGACCGTATGTGCACCGGATGAAAGCTACTCAGACCACATCCAGCACGGCAGCACGTTAGCTCGCTAGACGTTTGCAAATTTGAGAGAGAGAGCTATTCGTATATTTAAAGACGGTTCGATATTGTGTCACATGTGTATCTACAGAGACCACCTCGTGTGACCAGAACGTCTGCATGCATGGCGGGAACTGTAGCTCCTGTTTCGGGGGAACCGACACCGTCTGCGCATGCCCCGCTGGGTACGATGGAAAGTTCTGTGAGAATCACGCAGGTAAGAAAGGATCGAGTGATGAATTTGCTTTTCTCGAAAAACTGAGATTGAgccaacactgcacgaaatggcctcggatcctgacttatccggacaggagaactcggagatccggaacctcagatccgtgaGAATCCGGACGGTTTCGGGAGCCGTATTGTACTagaacaactcaaatttacctgaaTTAACTTGCATCTGCAAGTGGTATACCACATCagggtaccacttgcatatgtagGTTActgtaggtaaatttgagtttATTACAATACGGCCCCGGTATCCGTCCAGATTCATaaggatctgaggttccggattcCGTTTCTCCTGTCCgaatacgtcaggatccgaggccatttcgtgcagtgcgaGTCATCTTAAAATGTGGCAGAGACTGGCAGTGACTCACATTCTCGCGTAGGACCGCTTATCCATAGCTGAAAATGTAAATTAGGGTTTTACCATGGTTAAGATACCAACCGACGAAGGCCATATATTATACTTCCAGTTAATTACTTTCTGTTCATAATAACTTTCGAAACTGAGCCCTTAAGACTTAGTTAAGCATTATCTTTATCAGTTATTCTATGATTATTTCTGATGGTTTATGTTCCTGTGTTGTATTGTCCAACCTTACATTGATGCACAGTTGCCACATGGTGCATCGTGGCTTCCGTGACATATTTGCTTTTGTTGATCACTTCTTGTTCAAGCTACGTTTCGAGACTGAGTCTTTAAGTCTAAGTTAAGGTTTAAGCTTTTAACTTCATCAGTTCTCTTATGAATGTTTCTGATAGTAAATGTTcctgtgttgttttttcaaacCTTACATATTGCTGCACGGTCGACTATCTGACTTTTGTTGATTACTTCTTGTCCATGCTGAGTTCCGAGGCTGAGTTCTTCAGTTAAGCTTGTAACTTCATCTGTTCTCCTATAATTGTTTATTTCCCTGTGTCGTCTTGTCCAGCCATACAGTGGTGCGAAGTGGCGTCATGCCCGGCCGGCTGGACCTGCGACGATCAGCTGACGCACTTCCTCTGCATCGGTAAGGAACACGTACTAAactaagcccctgtcacacctagcgGACCATGGCCTCTTGACCTTCCCCAGaccgtggttgggagttggaAGCAAAATTGTGGATGGGTCCTAAATGTGTGACAGTGGCTTAAAGGCAACTGCCCTATTTCGTAAAGAGTTGACGCATAGCCTCCCTTATTAAATAGTACTTTCTGTCGTATCTTTTGAAGAAACTTTTGAAGACACTTTGGAAAAAACATTGTGGCGTATTCACTCCCTACTTTGATATTATTTTTAAATTGATCAGTGCCTACTGTgcgttatgatagaaaaaataatgaaacgTATGACACACATGCGCTACGATGAACTTATTATCCTCAActcaaaccatttttttttctgtttcctttCTCTTCTTTATTTACATCAGAGCCCGGCACAAGGACCGGCTCAGCTTATCAgtgcagcagcgcctcctgtccTAACGACATGTACTGCAAGGAGGAGGGCCGGGCGTCTTTCTCCTGCTGGTCTCGCTAGGTGTCAGGCACAGTCACTCAGCTACGACCGAGCTATGGGACGATACGACGTGAGGAGATGCAAAGCTACAAAAGCTTATCGCGCACAAGCCCATTGAAGTGAATTTGCCCATTTTCGTTATCAATTTGAAACAAATTAAACATGAGTTCCAAACATTGCGCTAGGCTCCACTTGGAATATTCTTCCAGTCCGATTCctcaacaaaatcaaacactCTCCAAAAGAAGTATGAACGGCAAAGAAAttacaccaattttatttcacCTATCATCTAACCCGTGTAGAACATAAAAGGGCGACTAAAGAACTTTCGTGGTGTATATTTCATATGCTAGCTAGTGTCTAGTATGCGTGATTTGCTGCCGATGCTCCTTGATCTGTGTGCTTTGCCATCAGTTTCTCACAAGTCTAATTGAATATCTTGCCATTTGTGGTGGTCTTTGTTTAATAAATGTTTCGGACAGCAATCTCATATTATGCTTCTTTCGATTTCATGTCTTTCAGATAATTTTCTAGGGGGATGGGTACTGATACATTTTACAATTGTACATCTCttcatgttttatttattca contains these protein-coding regions:
- the LOC136429634 gene encoding protein delta homolog 1-like, with amino-acid sequence MHGGNCSSCFGGTDTVCACPAGYDGKFCENHAAIQWCEVASCPAGWTCDDQLTHFLCIEPGTRTGSAYQCSSASCPNDMYCKEEGRASFSCWSR